The Kineosporiaceae bacterium genome includes a window with the following:
- a CDS encoding S9 family peptidase yields MALPELIQRSVLFGNPDHLAPTVSPDGSQLGWVAPEDGVLNVWVAPRDNPGQARAITHDRDRGVREFLFCHDDRHLIYAQDRDGDENWRLYLLDLTTDAEARLITPGDGIQARILGHNRWNPTAVLIALNNRMPQLHDVHRLDLTSGELTLVAENPGFIEWLVDTDLALRGGTTMAPDGSATVHLGSPDAPAGDYQPYLEIPPDDAGNTGVLGFTRSGALLVLSSVGVNATRLERHDLATGARAVLASDEAYDIGGVWQDPATLEVQAVEVLRARQDVQLLDDALAVHLDRLRALGEGDLHIGRRERSGRWWMVSIAPSDGPIAYHLYDAESGQSQFLFPHRKQLAALASGTLAPMEPFSFTARDGLEVHGYLTFPPGVERSGLPAVLNVHGGPWARDLWGFHTEAQWLANRGYVCVQVNFRSSTGYGKAFLNAGDKQWGLAMQDDLTDAVEHVIAQGWVDRERVGIYGGSYGGYAVLAGAVFTPDLYRCGIDIVGPSNLLTLLASVPEYWKPLIAMMHQRVGNPETEPELLQAASPLSHVDKIRIPLLVVQGANDPRVKQAEAEQIVAALTEKGLPHEYLLFEDEGHGLVKPENRERMYAAAEAFLAEHLGGRVQ; encoded by the coding sequence ATGGCCCTTCCTGAGCTGATCCAGCGGTCGGTGTTGTTCGGCAACCCGGACCATCTCGCACCCACGGTGTCCCCCGACGGCAGCCAGCTCGGCTGGGTCGCCCCCGAGGACGGCGTGCTCAACGTCTGGGTGGCCCCGCGCGACAACCCCGGGCAGGCCCGGGCCATCACCCACGACCGCGACCGCGGCGTGCGCGAATTCCTGTTCTGCCACGACGACCGGCACCTGATCTACGCCCAGGATCGCGATGGCGACGAGAACTGGCGGCTCTACCTGCTCGATCTGACCACGGACGCCGAGGCCCGGCTGATCACCCCGGGCGACGGCATCCAGGCGCGCATCCTCGGGCACAACCGCTGGAACCCCACGGCCGTGCTGATCGCGCTCAACAACCGGATGCCGCAGCTGCACGACGTCCACCGGCTCGACCTGACCTCGGGCGAGCTGACGCTGGTCGCCGAGAACCCCGGGTTCATCGAGTGGCTGGTCGACACCGACCTGGCACTGCGCGGCGGCACCACGATGGCGCCGGACGGCTCGGCCACCGTGCACCTCGGCTCACCGGACGCCCCGGCCGGCGACTACCAGCCCTACCTCGAGATCCCGCCGGACGACGCGGGCAACACCGGCGTGCTCGGCTTCACCCGCAGCGGGGCGCTGTTGGTGCTGTCGAGTGTCGGCGTCAACGCGACCCGGCTGGAGCGCCACGACCTGGCCACCGGGGCGCGCGCCGTCCTGGCTTCCGACGAGGCCTACGACATCGGCGGGGTCTGGCAGGACCCGGCAACGCTCGAGGTACAGGCGGTCGAGGTGCTCCGGGCGCGCCAGGACGTGCAGTTGCTGGACGACGCGCTGGCCGTTCATCTCGACCGGTTACGAGCCCTCGGCGAAGGCGACCTCCACATCGGACGGCGCGAGCGCAGCGGTCGCTGGTGGATGGTCAGCATCGCCCCCAGCGACGGACCGATCGCCTACCACCTCTACGACGCCGAGTCGGGGCAGAGCCAGTTCCTGTTCCCGCACCGAAAGCAGTTGGCGGCGTTGGCTTCTGGGACGCTGGCGCCGATGGAGCCGTTCTCGTTCACCGCCCGTGACGGGCTCGAGGTGCACGGGTACCTCACGTTCCCGCCGGGGGTCGAGCGCAGCGGGCTGCCCGCCGTCCTCAATGTGCACGGCGGGCCGTGGGCACGTGACCTGTGGGGATTCCACACCGAGGCGCAGTGGCTGGCCAACCGCGGGTACGTCTGTGTGCAGGTGAACTTCCGCTCCTCGACCGGGTACGGCAAGGCATTCCTCAACGCCGGTGACAAGCAGTGGGGTCTGGCGATGCAGGACGACCTCACCGATGCGGTCGAGCACGTGATCGCGCAGGGCTGGGTCGATCGCGAGCGGGTCGGCATCTACGGCGGTTCGTACGGTGGCTATGCCGTGCTGGCCGGCGCCGTGTTCACCCCGGACCTGTACCGCTGCGGCATCGACATCGTCGGCCCCTCGAACCTGCTGACCCTGCTCGCCTCGGTGCCGGAGTACTGGAAGCCGCTGATCGCGATGATGCACCAGCGCGTCGGCAACCCGGAGACCGAACCCGAACTGCTGCAGGCGGCCTCACCCCTGAGTCACGTCGACAAGATCCGGATTCCGCTGTTGGTGGTGCAGGGCGCCAACGACCCCCGGGTCAAGCAGGCCGAGGCCGAGCAGATCGTCGCGGCGCTGACCGAGAAGGGCCTGCCGCACGAGTACCTGCTGTTCGAGGACGAGGGTCACGGTCTGGTCAAGCCCGAGAACCGCGAACGGATGTACGCCGCGGCCGAGGCCTTCCTGGCCGAACACCTGGGTGGCCGGGTGCAATGA
- a CDS encoding hydroxymethylglutaryl-CoA lyase codes for MSVFAEQPRRIEIVEVGPRDGLQNEAAVLTTETKVELIRRALAAGVRRIEAVSFVHPRLVPQMADAEAVMAAVRAPEFWHDVPHRDEVALIGLVLNPRGFDRAQAAGVDEVNVVVSASEGFAQRNQNASRADLLDAAADIAGRARDAGLAASVVITTCFGCPFDGKVAPGEVLDVVRSLVASGYREIAIADTIGVGVPAQVRELVEGIRSIDAGVGLRAHFHNTRNTGYANALAAVEAGVEVLDASIGGIGGCPFAPDATGNIATEDLQYLLQRSGFETGLELSALADAGTWIGERLGRPTPALLGRAGDFPR; via the coding sequence ATGAGTGTGTTCGCTGAGCAGCCTCGCCGAATCGAGATCGTCGAGGTGGGTCCGCGCGACGGACTGCAGAACGAGGCGGCCGTCCTCACGACCGAGACCAAGGTGGAGCTGATCCGTCGCGCGCTGGCGGCCGGCGTGCGGCGCATCGAGGCCGTCAGCTTCGTGCACCCTCGGCTGGTGCCGCAGATGGCCGACGCCGAGGCCGTCATGGCAGCGGTGCGTGCCCCCGAGTTCTGGCACGACGTGCCCCACCGGGACGAGGTGGCCCTCATCGGGCTGGTGCTCAACCCGCGCGGGTTCGACCGCGCGCAGGCGGCCGGGGTCGACGAGGTCAACGTGGTGGTCTCGGCCAGCGAGGGCTTCGCGCAGCGCAACCAGAACGCCTCCCGGGCAGACCTGCTGGATGCCGCGGCCGACATCGCGGGCCGGGCGCGGGACGCCGGCCTGGCGGCGTCCGTGGTGATCACCACCTGCTTCGGGTGCCCGTTCGACGGCAAGGTGGCGCCGGGCGAGGTGCTGGACGTCGTCCGCTCGCTCGTGGCGTCCGGCTACCGCGAGATCGCGATCGCCGACACGATCGGGGTCGGGGTGCCGGCGCAGGTACGCGAGCTGGTCGAGGGGATCCGGTCGATCGATGCCGGCGTCGGGCTGCGGGCGCACTTCCACAACACCCGCAACACCGGCTATGCCAACGCCCTCGCCGCCGTGGAGGCGGGGGTCGAGGTGCTCGACGCGTCGATCGGCGGCATCGGCGGTTGCCCGTTCGCGCCCGATGCCACCGGCAACATCGCCACCGAGGACCTGCAGTACCTGTTGCAGCGCAGCGGGTTCGAGACCGGGCTCGAGCTGAGCGCCCTGGCCGATGCCGGCACCTGGATCGGCGAGCGGTTGGGTCGTCCGACTCCGGCACTGCTCGGGCGGGCGGGTGACTTCCCGCGCTGA
- a CDS encoding gamma carbonic anhydrase family protein has translation MIIQLGERVPQIDPTAWVAASATVAGDVVLGAESSLWYGAVVRADTEAIRIGAGSNIQDGSVLHADPGFPCTLGAGVVVGHRAVVHGCTVEDDVLIGIGAIVMNGAVIGSGSLIGAGALIPEGVQIPPRSLVLGQPGRVRRAMSDEDVDRIRRNAAHYRALRLLHATT, from the coding sequence ATGATCATTCAACTGGGGGAACGGGTCCCGCAGATCGACCCCACGGCCTGGGTGGCGGCCTCCGCGACCGTGGCGGGTGACGTCGTCCTGGGGGCGGAATCGAGCCTCTGGTACGGCGCCGTGGTGCGGGCGGACACCGAGGCGATCCGGATCGGGGCGGGCAGCAACATCCAGGACGGCAGCGTGCTGCACGCCGATCCGGGCTTCCCGTGCACCCTGGGCGCCGGGGTCGTGGTCGGACATCGTGCGGTGGTGCACGGCTGCACCGTCGAGGACGACGTGCTGATCGGCATCGGCGCCATCGTGATGAACGGCGCCGTGATCGGATCCGGCTCGCTGATCGGCGCCGGTGCCCTGATTCCCGAGGGCGTGCAGATCCCGCCGCGGTCCCTGGTCCTCGGCCAACCCGGCCGGGTCCGCCGCGCCATGTCGGACGAGGACGTCGACCGCATCCGCCGCAACGCCGCCCACTACCGCGCCCTCCGCCTCCTCCACGCCACCACCTGA
- a CDS encoding MFS transporter: MTLSAADLRVPGAGEELIAHLTPVLAGLERHRPDVAPAGPLAGSPVPASPPVSAASAVSVTLPGARTPHDPRAVAAEEREGLLDLFDAQVSSRWLDVAARRMRAAGEGFYTIGSAGHETNAAVALAMRRDDPALLHYRSGAFYLARAAQRHAEPTAGAAARRLDGIMDVALGLAASAHEPIAGGRHKVFGHPDLAVIPQTSTIASHLPRALGVAWAIGRQAALPARLRRRLHWPDNAVAVASFGDASANHSTAVGAINAARWAAHQGIPIPLLLLLEDNGIGISTRTPTGWPEAMFAAAPGLVYRHDDAEDPLISLRTAREAVDHAREQRVPVLLHQRTVRIGGHAGSDVESAYRSPSEIAGDLLRDPVAATMRALVEHGVLTAEDVRRRWAERRDEVSEAVAEALRRPRLTSAAEVLEPLSPRRPEQVAAAAVASAEPPERARVFGEKLPETEGGLTLAASINRALLDVGAAHAELLVLGEDVARKGGVYGVTRGLQRRLGASRVIDTVLDEQTVLGMALGAGVSGLLPVPEIQYLAYLHNALDQIRGEAASLQFFSQGAYRNPLVVRVQGLAYQKGFGGHFHNDNAIGALRDIPGLVIACPAHPSDAPAVMRTCLAAARVDGTVSVVLEPIALYHERDMLTPGDGGWLAPYTPPELWSMTHVPIGRAATWGTGTDLTIATFGNGLRMSLRAADVLARKGIGVRVVDLRWLAPLPVADVVREARATGRLLIVDETRRSGGVSEGLVTAMLEAGFDGRLMRIAGDDSYVPLGDAANLVLVQQNDIEDAAQRLMS, encoded by the coding sequence ATGACGCTCTCGGCTGCCGATCTGCGCGTCCCCGGTGCGGGTGAGGAACTCATCGCGCACCTGACCCCGGTCCTCGCCGGGCTGGAGCGCCACCGCCCGGACGTCGCGCCCGCCGGCCCGCTCGCCGGGTCGCCGGTACCGGCTTCGCCCCCGGTGTCGGCTGCGTCGGCGGTGTCGGTGACGCTTCCCGGCGCGCGAACCCCCCACGACCCGCGGGCCGTGGCCGCCGAGGAACGTGAGGGGCTGCTCGACCTGTTCGACGCCCAGGTGTCGAGCCGCTGGCTGGACGTCGCGGCGCGCCGGATGCGGGCCGCCGGCGAGGGCTTCTACACCATCGGCTCGGCCGGTCACGAGACGAACGCCGCCGTCGCGCTGGCGATGCGCCGCGACGACCCGGCGTTGCTGCACTACCGCTCCGGGGCCTTCTACCTGGCCCGAGCCGCGCAGCGGCACGCCGAGCCGACCGCCGGGGCGGCGGCGCGCCGCCTCGACGGCATCATGGACGTCGCGCTGGGCTTGGCCGCCAGCGCCCACGAACCCATCGCCGGTGGCCGGCACAAGGTGTTCGGCCATCCCGACCTGGCCGTGATCCCGCAGACCTCGACCATCGCCAGTCACCTGCCGCGGGCGCTGGGGGTCGCCTGGGCCATCGGACGGCAGGCGGCCCTCCCCGCCCGGCTGCGGCGCCGGCTGCACTGGCCCGACAACGCCGTGGCGGTGGCCTCGTTCGGGGACGCCTCGGCGAACCACTCCACCGCCGTCGGTGCCATCAATGCGGCCCGATGGGCTGCGCACCAGGGGATTCCGATTCCGTTGCTGCTCCTGCTGGAGGACAACGGCATCGGCATCTCGACCCGGACGCCGACCGGCTGGCCCGAGGCGATGTTCGCCGCTGCGCCCGGGTTGGTCTACCGGCACGACGACGCCGAGGACCCGCTGATCAGCCTGCGGACGGCGCGCGAGGCGGTCGATCACGCGCGCGAGCAGCGGGTGCCGGTGTTGCTGCACCAGCGCACGGTCCGGATCGGCGGGCATGCCGGATCGGACGTCGAGTCCGCCTACCGCAGCCCCTCCGAGATTGCCGGTGACCTGTTGCGCGACCCGGTGGCGGCCACCATGCGCGCCCTGGTCGAGCATGGCGTGCTGACGGCCGAGGACGTCCGGCGGCGCTGGGCGGAACGTCGCGACGAGGTGAGCGAAGCGGTGGCCGAGGCGCTGCGCCGTCCGCGGCTGACCTCCGCTGCCGAGGTGCTCGAGCCGCTGTCGCCGCGCCGTCCGGAGCAGGTGGCCGCCGCGGCGGTGGCCAGTGCCGAGCCGCCCGAGCGGGCGCGAGTGTTCGGCGAGAAGCTGCCCGAGACCGAGGGCGGGCTGACGCTGGCCGCCAGCATCAACCGGGCGTTGCTGGACGTCGGCGCCGCGCACGCCGAGCTGCTGGTGCTGGGTGAGGACGTGGCCCGCAAGGGTGGGGTGTACGGCGTGACCCGCGGGCTGCAGCGGCGGCTGGGTGCCTCGCGTGTGATCGACACCGTGCTGGACGAGCAGACCGTGCTCGGCATGGCCCTGGGTGCCGGCGTCAGCGGCCTGCTGCCGGTGCCCGAGATCCAGTACCTGGCCTACCTGCACAATGCGCTGGACCAGATCCGTGGCGAGGCAGCGAGTCTGCAGTTCTTCTCGCAGGGCGCCTACCGCAACCCGCTGGTGGTCCGGGTGCAGGGGCTGGCCTATCAGAAAGGGTTCGGGGGCCACTTCCACAACGACAACGCCATCGGGGCGCTGCGCGACATCCCCGGGCTGGTGATCGCCTGCCCCGCCCACCCCTCGGACGCCCCGGCCGTGATGCGCACCTGCCTGGCCGCCGCACGGGTCGACGGCACGGTGAGTGTCGTGCTGGAACCCATTGCGCTGTATCACGAACGTGACATGCTCACCCCCGGTGACGGCGGCTGGCTGGCGCCGTACACCCCGCCTGAGTTGTGGTCGATGACGCACGTGCCGATCGGGCGCGCTGCCACCTGGGGCACTGGAACCGACCTGACGATCGCCACCTTCGGCAACGGCCTGCGCATGTCACTTCGGGCCGCAGATGTGTTGGCGCGTAAGGGAATCGGCGTCCGAGTGGTCGACCTGCGCTGGCTCGCCCCGTTGCCGGTGGCCGATGTGGTGCGCGAGGCCCGGGCCACGGGCCGCCTGCTGATCGTCGACGAGACCCGGCGCAGTGGTGGCGTCAGCGAGGGCCTGGTGACCGCGATGCTCGAGGCCGGTTTCGACGGCCGCCTGATGCGGATCGCGGGCGACGACTCCTACGTGCCGCTGGGTGATGCCGCGAATCTGGTTCTGGTGCAGCAGAACGACATCGAGGACGCCGCCCAGCGCCTGATGAGCTGA
- the dacB gene encoding D-alanyl-D-alanine carboxypeptidase/D-alanyl-D-alanine-endopeptidase, whose protein sequence is MRRSAHGALVAMLVSPAILLAASSPAIANDDTREPVVAAWTAAASSGASGPRALAAQTTALDAAQFAAAMTTTLTSAADGSRYLGPTLSGLVIDPVDGTVIWRHLDGRSRLPASTQKLLTAFTVLRSMKPDAVLTTRVYQSTADRGRIYLRGGGDPSLGAARIGALAEATARRLALQKRTSVVLYVDRSIFPAPTMAPGWKASYRSDVQPPQGLTLAGYRKPDGALAAGRAFVAALKARGVTAKLSTITTTPATRTELATTASAPISRLVASMLNASINDYAEFLLRHAAQAGGKPATWQGAAQHEVAVLRAARIPLGGVRIIDGTGLSRLARMTPATLASVVRLMWNTPADKAIVFSPNGIPRAGQTGTLATRYRITAHRCAQGQVLAKTGTLDDAVALAGVAQGADGRDRVFAFVENGIVGKNTSVRLALDTLATTVVGCRLG, encoded by the coding sequence GTGAGACGGTCTGCGCACGGCGCCCTGGTGGCCATGCTGGTGTCCCCGGCGATCCTGCTCGCGGCGAGCTCGCCCGCGATCGCGAACGACGACACCCGCGAACCGGTCGTGGCCGCATGGACGGCGGCGGCGAGCTCGGGAGCCTCGGGTCCACGGGCTCTCGCCGCGCAGACCACGGCCTTGGACGCCGCTCAGTTCGCCGCGGCCATGACCACCACGCTGACCAGCGCCGCCGACGGCAGTCGCTACCTCGGCCCGACACTGTCGGGTCTGGTGATCGACCCGGTGGACGGCACGGTCATCTGGCGCCACCTCGACGGCCGATCACGTCTGCCGGCCTCGACCCAGAAGCTGCTCACCGCCTTCACCGTGTTGCGCTCGATGAAGCCGGACGCCGTGCTGACCACGCGGGTGTATCAGAGCACCGCCGATCGCGGCCGGATCTACCTGCGCGGCGGTGGTGACCCCTCGCTCGGTGCGGCCCGGATCGGGGCGCTGGCCGAGGCGACAGCCCGTCGGCTGGCGTTGCAGAAGCGCACCTCGGTGGTGCTCTACGTCGACCGGTCGATCTTCCCGGCGCCGACCATGGCACCGGGGTGGAAGGCGAGCTACCGCAGCGACGTCCAGCCCCCGCAGGGCCTGACGCTGGCCGGGTACCGCAAGCCGGACGGCGCGCTGGCCGCCGGGCGAGCGTTCGTCGCCGCGCTGAAGGCCCGCGGGGTGACGGCGAAGCTGTCGACCATCACCACCACACCCGCAACCCGCACCGAACTGGCCACGACGGCGTCGGCACCGATCTCGCGACTGGTGGCGAGCATGCTCAACGCCAGCATCAACGACTACGCCGAGTTCCTGCTGCGCCATGCCGCCCAGGCCGGTGGCAAACCGGCCACCTGGCAGGGGGCGGCCCAGCACGAGGTCGCCGTGTTGCGCGCGGCCCGCATCCCGCTCGGCGGGGTGCGCATCATCGACGGCACCGGGCTGTCGCGGCTGGCGCGCATGACCCCGGCCACCCTGGCCAGCGTCGTCCGTCTGATGTGGAATACCCCGGCCGACAAGGCGATCGTCTTCTCACCCAACGGCATTCCGCGGGCCGGGCAGACCGGAACCCTGGCCACGCGCTACCGCATCACCGCGCATCGCTGCGCGCAGGGGCAGGTGCTGGCCAAGACCGGAACCCTGGACGACGCCGTCGCCCTCGCCGGGGTGGCCCAGGGCGCCGACGGACGCGACCGGGTGTTCGCCTTCGTCGAGAACGGGATCGTGGGCAAGAACACCTCGGTGCGGCTCGCCCTCGACACGCTGGCGACGACGGTGGTGGGCTGCCGGCTGGGCTGA
- a CDS encoding MMPL family transporter, whose translation MFDALTHLALRRARTVLLFTLLATVLAGVLGAGALDRLRAGGFDDPDAESARAVQVLERDLGQPAANLVLLVTAPADQRVDTPEVVRAGLDVARRLDAEPDVRVLVSYWQAPAAAAEALRSRDSRSALVVAHLEGDEDAIGDRIAELQPAFSTSVGPQGSTGVGVQIRTGGFAQSITDITGQVRRDFARAEAIAVPLTLILLVLTFGSVLVGLLPLMIGVVSMVGTLAVLRLLTGVTDVSIFSLNLTLALGLGLGIDYALLIVNRFREQLHHGDDVESALRTTLHSAGRTVLYSAATVTAALAALLVFPMYFLRSFAYAGIAVVTLTALAAVAVLPSALRLLGHRAARRRFGRPTTARSVFWERLARVVTRRPVLTGVPAVALLALLAVPMGSVAFGLPDDRTVPAELSQARRVGDVLRGQFTSRENDAVVIALPSTPPQATASYAAGLSRLDHVSRVDAPSGTFVAGARVGPGRADLGATTASGRLASAVRVVPDAEVYSQTAQQVVHQIRALPAPGERLVGGPTARLVDVNATIGARLPFVGLLMMLSSFVVIFLFTGSVVLPLKALVTTMLGIGAVLGAMVWMFQQGHGADLFGFTATPLSVSIPPLMFCLAFGLSMDYEVFLLGRISEYHRAGLDTSAAVIAGTAHTGRIVTAAAALMSVTFLAFATSSVSFIQMLGLGCAFAVLLDATVIRGVLVPAAMRLAGRANWWAPSVVRRLHDRVGLAEPAMAPTSTLRPTLTSTLTSAAAPASGVAGLAEPGVAPGRGAHQREPDRVAAMTAHEGCASPESLQQGEVGSVRPLSAPARTMTAIQVRAHGGPDILTEVRLPVPPPGPGEVLVRNAWIGVNYVDLQHRAGEAFPVTLPLVPGTEASGVVEAVGAGVHPGLRGRPVVHLGHLAGVYAEYTAVPVEYVSVVPDDIPLDVAAAVAMAGTTAHVLVRMASWVIARTIVVHGAAGSVGGAVVQLAAAEGARVIAITSTRAKAAVARALGAHDVIISGVVPGPAQLAHLTAEVRRLTGTGADMVFDATGARTFEASLDMLATGGTLMLYGAITGHPRPLSPQSLSGLTAPAGRGGRSGSLGVRWVAASDYLAGSARGQVMAQVLDDVRGGRLSARVVERYPLVEAAAAHRALAGRRLTGKVLLRASSWAGAGGLGVPPGGLGDLG comes from the coding sequence ATGTTCGACGCACTCACGCACCTGGCACTTCGGCGGGCGCGGACCGTTCTGTTGTTCACCCTGCTCGCCACCGTGCTGGCCGGCGTTCTCGGGGCCGGCGCTCTCGACCGGCTGCGTGCCGGCGGCTTCGACGACCCGGACGCCGAGTCGGCCCGGGCGGTGCAGGTTCTCGAGCGCGACCTCGGTCAGCCCGCGGCCAACCTGGTGCTGCTCGTCACCGCACCCGCCGATCAGCGGGTCGACACCCCCGAGGTCGTCCGCGCCGGGCTGGACGTCGCCCGCCGCCTCGATGCCGAACCCGACGTCCGGGTGCTCGTCAGCTATTGGCAGGCACCCGCCGCCGCGGCCGAGGCCCTGCGCAGCCGGGATTCGCGCTCGGCCCTCGTGGTCGCCCACCTGGAGGGTGACGAGGACGCCATCGGCGACCGAATCGCCGAGCTGCAACCGGCGTTCAGCACCTCGGTCGGTCCCCAAGGGTCCACCGGCGTCGGCGTGCAGATCCGCACCGGCGGCTTCGCCCAGTCGATCACCGACATCACCGGCCAGGTGCGCAGGGACTTCGCGCGCGCCGAGGCGATCGCCGTACCGCTGACCTTGATCCTGCTGGTGCTCACCTTCGGCTCGGTGCTGGTCGGACTGCTGCCGTTGATGATCGGGGTGGTCTCGATGGTCGGCACCCTGGCCGTGTTGCGGCTGCTCACCGGCGTCACCGACGTCAGCATCTTCTCGCTCAACCTCACCCTGGCGCTCGGGCTCGGCCTGGGTATCGACTACGCCCTGCTCATCGTCAACCGGTTCCGCGAGCAACTGCACCACGGGGACGACGTCGAGTCGGCCTTGCGCACCACGCTGCACTCCGCCGGCCGCACCGTGCTCTACTCGGCGGCCACGGTCACTGCGGCACTGGCCGCCCTGTTGGTGTTCCCGATGTACTTCCTGCGCTCGTTCGCCTACGCCGGGATCGCCGTGGTGACCCTCACGGCGCTCGCCGCGGTCGCCGTGCTGCCGTCGGCGTTGCGGCTGCTCGGTCACCGGGCCGCGCGGCGCCGGTTCGGCCGCCCCACGACGGCCCGCTCGGTGTTCTGGGAGCGGCTGGCCCGGGTGGTCACCCGCCGTCCGGTGCTGACCGGCGTCCCGGCGGTGGCCCTGCTGGCCCTGCTCGCCGTGCCCATGGGCTCGGTGGCCTTCGGCCTGCCGGACGACCGGACGGTGCCGGCCGAGCTCTCGCAGGCCCGCCGGGTCGGTGACGTGTTGCGGGGGCAGTTCACCAGTCGCGAGAACGACGCCGTGGTGATCGCCTTGCCGTCCACGCCACCGCAGGCCACGGCCTCCTACGCCGCCGGCCTCTCACGGTTGGATCACGTGAGTCGGGTGGACGCGCCGTCCGGCACCTTCGTGGCCGGCGCCCGGGTCGGCCCAGGTCGCGCGGACCTGGGCGCCACCACGGCGTCGGGGCGCCTCGCCTCGGCGGTTCGCGTGGTGCCGGACGCCGAGGTCTACAGCCAGACGGCGCAACAGGTGGTGCACCAGATCCGTGCCCTGCCCGCACCGGGCGAGCGGCTGGTCGGCGGCCCCACCGCCCGGCTGGTCGACGTCAACGCGACCATCGGCGCCCGGTTGCCGTTCGTGGGGCTGCTGATGATGCTGAGCAGCTTCGTGGTGATCTTCCTGTTCACCGGCTCGGTGGTGTTGCCGCTGAAGGCCCTGGTCACCACGATGCTCGGCATCGGAGCGGTGCTCGGCGCCATGGTGTGGATGTTCCAACAGGGCCACGGCGCCGACCTGTTCGGCTTCACCGCCACCCCGCTGTCGGTCTCGATCCCGCCGCTGATGTTCTGCCTGGCGTTCGGCCTCTCGATGGACTACGAGGTCTTCCTGCTCGGCCGGATCAGTGAATACCACCGCGCCGGCCTGGACACCTCGGCGGCCGTGATCGCCGGGACCGCGCACACCGGGCGCATCGTGACCGCCGCCGCGGCCCTGATGTCGGTGACCTTCCTGGCGTTCGCGACCAGCTCGGTCAGCTTCATCCAGATGCTCGGATTGGGCTGCGCGTTCGCGGTGCTGCTGGACGCCACGGTGATCCGCGGCGTCCTGGTGCCGGCCGCGATGCGGCTGGCCGGGCGAGCGAACTGGTGGGCGCCGTCGGTGGTGCGCCGGTTGCACGACCGGGTAGGCCTGGCCGAGCCGGCCATGGCTCCCACGTCGACTCTCAGGCCGACTCTCACGTCGACTCTCACGTCCGCTGCAGCGCCGGCTTCCGGCGTTGCCGGCCTGGCCGAGCCCGGGGTCGCCCCGGGTCGAGGTGCTCACCAACGGGAACCCGATCGGGTCGCGGCGATGACCGCCCACGAGGGGTGCGCGTCCCCCGAGAGCCTGCAGCAGGGTGAGGTGGGGTCGGTGCGCCCGCTGAGCGCCCCGGCGCGCACCATGACGGCGATCCAGGTCCGCGCCCACGGCGGGCCGGACATCTTGACCGAGGTGCGATTGCCGGTACCGCCCCCGGGGCCGGGTGAGGTGCTGGTGCGCAACGCCTGGATCGGGGTCAACTACGTCGACCTGCAGCATCGCGCAGGAGAGGCCTTCCCCGTGACGTTGCCACTGGTACCCGGCACCGAGGCGAGCGGGGTGGTCGAGGCGGTCGGGGCCGGCGTCCATCCCGGGTTGCGCGGCCGTCCGGTGGTGCACCTGGGCCACCTGGCGGGGGTCTACGCCGAGTACACGGCGGTGCCGGTCGAGTACGTGAGCGTGGTGCCGGACGACATCCCGCTGGACGTCGCAGCGGCCGTCGCGATGGCCGGCACCACCGCGCATGTCCTGGTGCGGATGGCCTCCTGGGTGATCGCGCGCACCATCGTGGTCCACGGCGCGGCCGGGTCGGTCGGTGGGGCGGTGGTGCAGCTCGCCGCGGCCGAGGGGGCTCGGGTCATCGCCATCACCTCGACCCGGGCCAAGGCCGCCGTCGCCCGGGCGCTGGGGGCCCACGACGTGATCATCAGTGGCGTCGTCCCCGGCCCGGCTCAGCTGGCGCACCTGACGGCCGAGGTGCGTCGGCTCACCGGAACCGGCGCGGACATGGTGTTCGACGCCACCGGCGCACGCACCTTCGAGGCGAGCCTGGACATGCTCGCCACGGGCGGCACCCTGATGCTCTACGGCGCGATCACCGGGCATCCTCGGCCCCTGTCACCGCAGAGTCTGTCGGGACTCACCGCCCCCGCGGGGCGAGGCGGCCGATCAGGGTCGCTCGGGGTGAGGTGGGTGGCCGCCTCGGACTACCTCGCCGGCTCGGCCCGCGGCCAGGTGATGGCCCAGGTGCTGGACGACGTCCGGGGCGGTCGGCTGTCGGCTCGGGTGGTCGAGCGCTACCCGCTGGTCGAGGCAGCCGCCGCACACCGCGCCCTGGCCGGGCGTCGGCTCACCGGCAAGGTGCTGTTGCGCGCCTCGTCATGGGCCGGTGCCGGCGGACTCGGGGTGCCGCCGGGTGGCCTGGGTGATCTCGGGTAG